One region of Flavobacterium sp. KACC 22763 genomic DNA includes:
- a CDS encoding GspE/PulE family protein: MIQNIEIFPEIQHVVSNDLANQYRIIPKSVHENTIEVYVDHSSNKEDAKEELELFLGKNIVFHSAESTEIEKALSIYYRKERALASNKSLSVDKGDFLENLLAEAKSLKCSDIHFEVYENSSRIRFRIDGQLIERYKIEQENYLELVNKVKIKAKLNITEKRLPQDGRITNESFDIRVSILPTLFGEKIVMRLLGQDASNIDLNTLGLQKEELEKYLEAVKKPNGIILISGPTGSGKTTTLYATLRLLNDSRRNIVTVEDPIEYTLKGINQVQLKEDIGLTFASALKSFLRQDPDVIMLGEIRDSETALMAIRASLTGHLVLSTIHTNSAIGTISRLIDMGVPSYLIAETLNLSVAQRLVRKLCESCKKETASDPKDFPLNFKFPYEINSYYKPVGCNKCFHTGYKGRTAIYEILNINHAIAESIKNNTITKLYSNDTNYKSLPEKAFEILASGETSLEEIYSILINI, translated from the coding sequence ATGATACAAAATATCGAAATATTTCCAGAAATCCAGCATGTTGTATCTAATGATTTGGCTAATCAGTATCGCATTATTCCGAAATCAGTTCACGAAAACACCATAGAAGTTTATGTTGATCATTCCAGCAATAAAGAAGATGCAAAAGAGGAATTAGAGCTGTTTCTGGGGAAAAATATTGTTTTCCATTCAGCAGAATCTACAGAAATAGAAAAAGCTTTATCTATATATTACAGAAAAGAACGTGCTTTAGCTTCAAACAAGTCATTGAGTGTTGATAAAGGCGATTTTCTAGAAAATTTATTGGCTGAAGCCAAATCTCTAAAATGCAGTGATATTCATTTTGAAGTTTATGAAAACTCATCCCGAATTCGCTTCAGAATTGACGGACAGCTAATTGAACGCTATAAGATCGAACAGGAAAATTATTTGGAATTGGTCAATAAGGTTAAGATTAAAGCTAAACTTAATATTACCGAAAAAAGACTTCCGCAAGACGGACGAATCACCAATGAATCTTTTGATATCAGGGTTTCTATTCTGCCAACACTATTTGGAGAAAAAATAGTTATGCGTCTTCTGGGTCAGGATGCTTCAAATATTGATTTGAACACACTCGGTCTGCAGAAAGAAGAATTGGAAAAATATCTGGAAGCGGTTAAAAAACCAAACGGAATTATCCTGATAAGCGGTCCGACCGGTTCGGGAAAAACAACCACGCTTTATGCCACTTTAAGATTATTGAATGACAGCAGAAGAAATATTGTAACAGTTGAAGATCCTATCGAATATACGCTTAAAGGAATTAATCAAGTACAGCTTAAAGAAGACATTGGTTTAACGTTTGCCTCTGCCCTAAAATCATTTTTGCGTCAAGATCCAGATGTTATTATGCTTGGGGAAATTCGTGATTCTGAAACTGCTTTAATGGCAATTCGAGCATCGTTAACAGGACATTTGGTTTTATCAACCATACATACCAACTCAGCCATAGGAACTATTTCCAGATTGATCGATATGGGAGTACCATCTTACTTAATTGCAGAAACTTTAAACTTATCTGTTGCACAGAGACTGGTTAGAAAGCTTTGTGAGAGCTGTAAAAAAGAAACTGCAAGCGATCCTAAAGATTTCCCGCTTAATTTCAAATTTCCGTACGAAATCAATTCATACTACAAACCTGTTGGCTGCAACAAATGTTTCCACACGGGATATAAAGGAAGAACGGCAATCTATGAAATTCTAAATATTAATCATGCAATTGCAGAATCTATTAAAAATAACACAATTACAAAATTATACAGTAATGATACCAATTATAAATCACTGCCTGAAAAAGCATTTGAGATTCTAGCTTCGGGAGAAACATCTCTAGAAGAAATTTATTCAATTTTAATAAACATATAA
- a CDS encoding type IV pilin protein: protein MLERIKKYYKSYQKMYVKAYSLTEILIVLCIIGILLLMVLPNQTSVIGQAKAIEAQAMLNQVYGLEKSYFYRHSKYSGSLEEIGFEQEKTVDEGGQAVYKIEIIDATNDSFLARATATSDLDGDGSFNTWEIDSKKILTEVTKE, encoded by the coding sequence ATGTTAGAACGCATTAAAAAATACTACAAATCTTATCAAAAAATGTACGTTAAAGCCTATTCATTAACGGAAATTCTAATTGTATTATGCATCATCGGCATATTATTGCTGATGGTATTGCCAAATCAGACTTCAGTAATCGGACAGGCAAAAGCCATTGAGGCACAAGCTATGCTAAATCAGGTTTATGGACTTGAAAAAAGCTATTTCTACAGACATTCTAAATACTCTGGAAGTCTAGAAGAAATAGGTTTTGAACAGGAAAAAACGGTTGACGAAGGTGGACAGGCTGTTTACAAAATCGAAATTATCGATGCAACAAACGATTCCTTCTTAGCAAGAGCAACTGCTACTTCTGACCTAGATGGTGACGGCAGCTTTAATACGTGGGAAATTGACAGCAAAAAAATACTAACCGAAGTAACTAAAGAATAA
- a CDS encoding PilN domain-containing protein produces the protein MIATLSKFIKINDLNVVGVIKKEGYEIYNLLTVKKKANKISIVSKQTFETFDALIKTTDKKLPILLVIEGKGVLNKEINFDNETDLNWQKNIDFNTIFYTDIKGANSNFISFCRKNIVEESITQFQKNGFQVIDIYIGSFLGALLNNVLKRDVLYSTDIKLEFENEIISGFSKQNETVANVNYQIGEETVSNVFLPLYGSVIHFFVKPKEVSKTINSNLNNEELIYKKAFNFLGVAMLAGFLLSLMISYFLIQYYGTKNSELNLQTVYSNQSYQLILDLEAQKEKKLNLLKESGVLSSKFFSFYSYEIMQTVPSAISLTELNIAPLKEEYKENKKALFDSGTIIIKGETYQESSFNSWLENLKKMDWLQRFEIVSLKKDKKNKSVFEIKIILKNV, from the coding sequence ATGATCGCCACTTTATCTAAATTCATAAAAATAAACGATTTGAATGTCGTTGGCGTAATCAAAAAAGAGGGTTACGAAATTTATAATCTGCTTACTGTAAAAAAGAAGGCAAACAAAATTTCTATTGTTTCAAAACAGACCTTTGAGACTTTTGATGCTTTAATAAAAACTACAGATAAAAAACTGCCTATTTTACTTGTTATAGAAGGAAAAGGAGTTTTAAACAAAGAAATAAATTTTGACAATGAAACCGATTTAAACTGGCAGAAAAATATTGATTTTAACACCATTTTTTACACCGATATAAAAGGAGCAAACTCCAATTTTATAAGTTTCTGCAGAAAAAATATTGTAGAAGAAAGCATTACTCAATTTCAAAAAAACGGCTTTCAGGTGATCGACATTTATATTGGTTCATTTCTGGGCGCGTTACTAAATAATGTGCTAAAAAGAGATGTTTTGTATTCAACTGATATTAAACTTGAGTTTGAAAATGAGATCATTTCCGGTTTCTCAAAACAGAATGAAACTGTAGCTAACGTTAATTATCAAATTGGCGAAGAAACAGTATCAAATGTTTTCCTGCCATTATACGGCTCTGTTATTCATTTTTTTGTTAAACCAAAAGAAGTTTCTAAAACAATAAATTCCAATTTAAACAATGAAGAACTAATCTACAAGAAAGCTTTCAATTTTCTTGGCGTAGCAATGCTTGCAGGTTTTCTTTTGAGTTTAATGATCAGCTATTTTCTGATTCAGTATTATGGCACAAAAAATTCTGAACTCAACCTTCAGACTGTTTATTCGAATCAATCTTATCAGTTGATATTAGATTTGGAAGCCCAAAAAGAAAAGAAACTCAATCTCTTAAAAGAATCTGGAGTCTTGTCTTCAAAATTTTTCTCTTTCTATAGCTACGAGATTATGCAGACTGTTCCAAGTGCAATTTCATTGACAGAATTAAATATTGCTCCTTTAAAAGAAGAATACAAAGAGAACAAAAAAGCTTTATTTGATAGCGGTACAATTATTATAAAAGGCGAAACATATCAGGAATCATCATTTAATTCCTGGCTTGAAAATTTGAAAAAAATGGATTGGCTGCAACGTTTTGAAATTGTTAGCTTAAAAAAAGACAAAAAGAACAAGTCGGTATTTGAAATAAAAATCATTCTTAAAAATGTTTGA
- a CDS encoding arylsulfatase, with amino-acid sequence METKKYAKLIFFFGINILFMFYANAQDVLPFPPAPSASQAGVTIETSTYKKRIEPKHLPADAPNILIILMDDAGPGAPSTYGGEINTPTLSRVANTGISYNRFHSTAMCSPTRASLLTGRNHTRVGNGQIAAIANDFDGFSGTIPKSSATMAEILKDYGYNTAAFGKWHNTPEEQITSKGPFDYWPTGYGFEYFYGFLAGEASQYEPTLVRNTTYVEHPKTSGGHDYYHLSEDLADDAVLWLREQKAYAPEKPFFVYWAPGAAHGPHHVMKEWADKYKGKFDDGWDAYRERVFKRQKELGWIPQNTLLTPRAESMTSWANIPEGEKPFQRRLMEIWAGFAEHADFNAGRVIDEIEKLGELDNTIIIYIWGDNGSSAEGLNGTISEQLAQNAIPTKIEQHITALNELGGLDVLGGPKTDNMFNAGWAWATSTPYQGTKLQGAYFGGTRQPMAISWKKGIKHDKTPRPQFHHVIDIAPTIYEIDKISAPKVVNGFAQDELDGVSMVYTFTDPKAKGTRHTQFFDIMASRGIYQDGWFASARGPREPWVGGIPKGIKQWSPLTDTWQLYNLDQDWSQAVDLAAKEPKKLEEMKALFLTESAKNKNLPIGGGLWSTALYHPEDAPSSPLTEWTFDLPIKGMPESAAPKLGKVSSIVTMDVEVPENANGVLYALAGFSGGVTCYVKDGYLNYEFNLFEVQRTKIKSKDKLPKGKIKIEVESKLADKIGGAMNVILKVNGGTVGQGTVPTAMSLHFTSNATFDIGTDLDSPVSLDYFDQAPFSFNGKIGKTKITYSK; translated from the coding sequence ATGGAAACTAAAAAATATGCAAAGCTGATTTTCTTTTTTGGCATAAATATTTTATTTATGTTTTATGCAAATGCACAGGACGTTTTGCCATTTCCTCCAGCTCCTTCAGCTTCACAAGCTGGAGTAACAATTGAAACATCAACTTACAAAAAAAGAATAGAGCCTAAACATTTGCCAGCAGATGCGCCGAATATTTTAATAATATTGATGGATGATGCAGGTCCCGGAGCTCCTTCAACTTATGGCGGAGAAATAAACACGCCAACATTGTCCAGAGTAGCCAATACAGGAATTTCATATAATCGTTTTCATTCAACAGCTATGTGTTCGCCAACGCGCGCCTCACTGCTTACGGGGCGTAATCATACCCGAGTAGGTAACGGTCAGATTGCCGCGATTGCGAATGATTTTGATGGTTTTAGCGGAACTATTCCAAAGAGTTCTGCGACAATGGCTGAGATATTAAAAGATTACGGCTATAATACAGCAGCATTCGGAAAATGGCATAATACGCCCGAAGAACAAATTACCTCAAAAGGACCGTTTGATTATTGGCCAACAGGTTATGGATTCGAATATTTTTATGGTTTCCTTGCAGGAGAAGCTTCACAATACGAACCTACTTTGGTGCGAAATACCACTTATGTAGAACATCCGAAAACTTCTGGAGGACACGATTATTACCACTTATCAGAAGATCTGGCTGATGATGCCGTGCTTTGGCTGAGAGAGCAAAAAGCATACGCGCCTGAAAAGCCATTTTTTGTGTATTGGGCGCCAGGTGCCGCTCACGGGCCACATCATGTGATGAAAGAATGGGCAGATAAATACAAAGGGAAATTTGATGACGGATGGGACGCTTACCGCGAAAGAGTATTCAAACGCCAAAAAGAACTTGGATGGATTCCGCAGAATACACTACTTACTCCAAGAGCAGAATCTATGACTTCGTGGGCAAATATTCCAGAAGGAGAAAAGCCTTTTCAGCGTCGTCTTATGGAAATATGGGCTGGTTTTGCAGAACATGCCGATTTTAATGCTGGAAGAGTTATCGATGAAATCGAAAAATTGGGAGAGCTAGATAATACCATTATAATTTATATTTGGGGAGACAATGGTTCGTCTGCAGAAGGTTTAAATGGTACGATCAGTGAACAATTGGCGCAAAATGCAATTCCGACCAAAATAGAACAGCATATTACGGCTCTAAATGAATTAGGAGGTTTAGATGTGCTTGGAGGACCAAAAACGGATAATATGTTTAATGCTGGCTGGGCATGGGCAACAAGTACTCCATATCAGGGAACAAAACTGCAGGGAGCTTATTTTGGAGGAACACGCCAACCTATGGCTATTTCATGGAAAAAAGGAATCAAACATGATAAAACACCAAGGCCACAGTTTCATCATGTAATTGATATTGCGCCAACTATATATGAAATCGACAAAATTTCTGCCCCAAAAGTAGTGAATGGTTTTGCACAGGATGAATTAGACGGAGTAAGCATGGTGTACACTTTCACCGACCCGAAAGCAAAAGGCACACGCCACACGCAGTTTTTTGATATAATGGCAAGTCGGGGAATCTATCAGGATGGTTGGTTTGCAAGTGCCAGAGGCCCAAGAGAACCATGGGTAGGAGGAATCCCGAAAGGCATTAAACAGTGGTCACCACTTACAGATACTTGGCAGTTGTATAATCTAGATCAGGATTGGTCTCAGGCTGTTGATTTGGCAGCAAAAGAGCCTAAAAAACTGGAAGAGATGAAAGCTTTGTTTTTAACGGAATCAGCAAAAAATAAAAACCTGCCAATAGGAGGCGGATTATGGTCTACTGCGTTGTATCATCCAGAAGACGCGCCATCTTCGCCACTAACCGAGTGGACTTTTGATTTGCCAATAAAAGGCATGCCAGAATCGGCAGCTCCGAAATTAGGTAAAGTGAGCAGTATAGTAACTATGGACGTAGAAGTTCCTGAAAATGCAAATGGAGTACTGTACGCACTTGCAGGATTTTCGGGAGGCGTTACCTGCTATGTAAAAGATGGCTATTTAAACTATGAGTTTAATTTGTTTGAAGTACAGCGCACTAAAATTAAATCGAAAGATAAACTGCCAAAAGGTAAAATAAAAATCGAAGTCGAGTCAAAACTGGCCGATAAAATTGGCGGTGCTATGAATGTGATATTGAAAGTAAATGGAGGAACAGTTGGACAAGGAACCGTTCCTACAGCCATGTCTCTTCATTTTACGTCAAATGCCACTTTTGACATAGGAACCGATCTAGATTCTCCTGTTTCCTTAGACTACTTTGATCAAGCGCCATTTTCATTCAATGGAAAAATTGGAAAAACAAAAATTACTTATTCAAAATAA
- a CDS encoding PulJ/GspJ family protein produces MFRTRNKYHSVAAFSIIEAIVGMAVTAIIMGILFVIFSIVSGRMIDFKNQNQLVNDLNRLTYSLNKDIFEKEKMTASENEISFNGYAGERVSYQFFDDVILRNSETFVDTFQIKLKTMVLDTVKSKSEQFVYQKIKLNIESNQKELDLRFYKRVYPNELMQKIKN; encoded by the coding sequence ATGTTCAGAACCCGTAATAAATATCATTCTGTAGCTGCTTTTTCTATTATAGAAGCAATTGTAGGCATGGCTGTTACAGCTATTATAATGGGCATTCTGTTTGTCATTTTTTCTATTGTAAGCGGAAGGATGATTGATTTCAAAAACCAGAATCAGCTGGTGAACGATTTGAACCGATTAACGTACAGTTTGAACAAAGATATTTTTGAAAAGGAAAAAATGACGGCTTCAGAAAATGAAATTTCTTTTAACGGTTATGCAGGCGAAAGAGTTTCGTACCAGTTTTTTGATGATGTGATTTTAAGAAACAGCGAAACATTTGTTGATACTTTTCAGATCAAATTAAAAACAATGGTTTTAGATACGGTGAAAAGCAAATCGGAACAATTTGTCTATCAAAAAATTAAACTAAATATAGAATCAAACCAAAAAGAGCTGGATTTGCGATTTTATAAAAGAGTGTATCCAAACGAACTAATGCAAAAGATTAAAAACTAA
- a CDS encoding type II secretion system F family protein produces the protein MSFDLSTYKAPKAEKKDFRIETGSIQFSKKLSDKKKEIFYRELGMLLRSGVDFKKALEILSNQSENKFEKELIIGIKEKVIEGKSIYESMRETDQFSAYEYYSIQIGEETRKLEEVLGELQKYFNRKIQMKRQIVSVMTYPTIVMLVTILVLYFMLNKVVPMFSSVFKQFGSELPKSTQIILKISNHSGTIFSFVIAFIVGLAIVHFLLKSKDSYRALTTSMLLKIPYFGNLIRKIYISRFCQAMNLLITSKTTLINSLTLTGKMISFYPIEIAIQQIKEDITRGASLNESLKKHSVFENKMVSMVEVAEQVNQLETMFERLTEQYNEEISHQTKMIGVILEPMIIIVIGAIVGVIMVSMYAPMFDLSKIINK, from the coding sequence ATGAGTTTCGATTTATCTACATATAAAGCTCCTAAAGCCGAGAAAAAAGATTTCAGGATTGAAACTGGTTCTATTCAGTTCTCAAAAAAACTCTCTGACAAGAAAAAAGAAATTTTCTACAGAGAGCTTGGAATGCTTTTGCGATCAGGTGTCGATTTTAAAAAAGCTTTAGAAATTCTAAGCAATCAGTCTGAAAATAAATTCGAAAAAGAACTCATAATCGGAATTAAAGAAAAAGTAATTGAGGGAAAAAGCATTTATGAATCGATGCGCGAAACTGACCAGTTTTCTGCTTACGAATATTACAGCATTCAGATTGGAGAAGAAACCCGAAAACTGGAAGAAGTTTTAGGTGAATTACAGAAGTATTTTAACCGAAAAATCCAAATGAAAAGGCAAATTGTTTCGGTTATGACATATCCGACAATTGTAATGCTGGTTACTATTTTGGTTCTTTATTTTATGTTGAATAAAGTAGTCCCGATGTTTAGTTCAGTATTTAAGCAATTTGGAAGCGAGCTGCCAAAAAGCACTCAAATTATCCTGAAAATATCAAATCATTCGGGAACAATATTTTCATTTGTAATTGCTTTTATAGTCGGATTAGCAATAGTTCATTTTTTATTGAAAAGCAAAGATAGTTACAGAGCGTTGACCACCTCAATGCTTTTAAAGATTCCTTATTTCGGGAATTTAATCCGTAAAATATACATATCGCGTTTTTGCCAAGCAATGAATTTGCTGATTACATCCAAGACCACTTTGATTAATTCTTTGACCCTGACTGGCAAAATGATCAGCTTCTACCCTATCGAAATTGCAATTCAGCAGATTAAGGAAGACATTACCAGAGGAGCTTCTTTAAATGAAAGTTTAAAAAAGCACTCTGTCTTTGAAAATAAAATGGTTTCTATGGTCGAAGTTGCAGAACAGGTCAATCAGCTTGAAACTATGTTTGAACGCCTTACAGAACAGTATAATGAAGAAATAAGCCATCAGACAAAAATGATCGGTGTAATACTCGAGCCTATGATTATCATCGTAATCGGCGCCATTGTAGGTGTCATTATGGTTTCTATGTACGCACCAATGTTCGATCTAAGCAAAATTATAAACAAATAA
- a CDS encoding type II secretion system protein GspD — MLKQIVFALVALFFSNIIFAQQDMTELRRKFDEFSVQKKGLNETIKIDVSGLTLHDFIASIAEEHQLNVDVDTELNQPVANNFFDVTVKDVFIHLAQKYDIDVSFMSNIIVFKKRKVVAVVEKKQPKVIDVTYNPQNDFLSVKLENDTLSAVAKAIIDKSGKNLILAQDIKSIRVSSYVLNRPFDQVIEMMAKSNDLSAVKDDNGIYFLQKSTAQNSTLATTAKAKQPKVSLGVPGYYEVNINKNGFLQISAYIADASDLLTEAAEKLHINYFLYNKPENEKTTLSADNLTFDDLLAHIFKGKKYTFKKQGDIYLIGEEATEGLRITEMIQLENRSIESVLPTLPKIFSEKLEIKEFIELNGLIVSGSRSILEELKVYIKQIDKVVPMVQIEVIIVQYNKAYDIQTGMKAGLDKINKVSTSGVLFPNSDVTLNGSSVNSLIDAFNGFGLFKLGKVTESFYLNLKLLENNSALKIESTPKIATISGHEAKLSIGETSYYFEQNNRLINNNIGNDILNSGTWKSTDANLSVSIKPYVSTDENVTLTIAVEKSSFLARVGEDAPPGKATQKFESLVRVKNSEMILLGGLDELKKENSGTGTPLLSRIPVVKWFFSSRKKGKSDSKLHIFIKPTVIY; from the coding sequence ATGCTTAAACAGATAGTTTTCGCACTAGTTGCGTTATTTTTTTCAAATATAATTTTCGCTCAGCAGGATATGACTGAGCTGCGCAGAAAGTTTGACGAGTTCTCAGTACAAAAAAAGGGATTGAATGAAACCATTAAAATTGATGTTTCTGGACTTACTCTTCACGATTTTATTGCATCTATAGCAGAAGAGCATCAATTAAATGTCGATGTGGATACTGAACTGAACCAACCTGTAGCAAACAACTTTTTTGATGTAACGGTAAAAGATGTTTTTATTCATCTTGCTCAAAAATATGACATCGATGTTTCTTTTATGAGCAATATCATTGTTTTTAAGAAAAGAAAAGTTGTCGCAGTAGTAGAGAAAAAGCAACCAAAAGTTATTGATGTAACTTATAATCCGCAAAACGATTTCTTATCCGTAAAACTTGAAAATGACACCCTGTCTGCCGTTGCCAAAGCTATTATTGATAAATCTGGAAAAAACCTCATCTTAGCGCAAGACATCAAAAGCATAAGAGTTTCTTCTTATGTGCTAAACCGTCCATTTGATCAGGTTATCGAAATGATGGCAAAATCAAATGATTTAAGTGCTGTAAAAGATGATAATGGTATTTATTTTTTGCAAAAAAGCACAGCACAAAATTCTACTTTAGCTACAACCGCAAAAGCGAAACAGCCAAAAGTAAGTCTTGGCGTTCCTGGATATTATGAAGTAAACATTAACAAAAATGGCTTTCTGCAGATTAGCGCTTACATCGCTGATGCATCAGATTTATTGACTGAAGCGGCAGAAAAACTTCATATCAATTATTTTTTATATAATAAACCCGAAAATGAAAAAACAACGTTATCTGCAGATAATCTGACTTTTGATGATTTGCTGGCGCATATTTTTAAAGGAAAAAAATACACTTTCAAAAAGCAGGGCGACATCTATCTTATCGGAGAAGAAGCTACTGAAGGCTTAAGAATAACAGAAATGATTCAGCTGGAAAATAGATCAATTGAATCTGTGCTTCCTACTCTTCCTAAGATTTTTTCAGAAAAACTGGAAATAAAAGAATTCATAGAATTGAACGGATTAATCGTGTCAGGTTCAAGATCTATACTTGAAGAATTAAAAGTTTATATTAAACAGATTGACAAAGTTGTTCCGATGGTCCAGATCGAGGTAATTATTGTTCAATACAATAAGGCTTATGATATTCAGACTGGAATGAAAGCTGGTCTTGACAAAATAAATAAAGTTTCAACTAGTGGGGTGCTTTTTCCAAATTCAGATGTAACATTAAATGGCTCATCTGTAAACAGTTTGATAGATGCTTTTAATGGTTTCGGGCTTTTTAAATTAGGAAAAGTAACGGAGTCTTTTTATTTAAACTTAAAACTGCTTGAAAACAATTCTGCCTTAAAAATAGAGTCAACACCTAAAATTGCAACTATCAGCGGACACGAAGCAAAATTGTCTATTGGAGAAACAAGCTACTATTTTGAACAAAATAACAGACTGATAAACAACAATATAGGAAATGACATTCTAAATTCTGGAACTTGGAAATCTACAGATGCAAATCTTAGCGTTTCTATAAAGCCTTATGTTTCTACAGACGAAAATGTTACTTTGACAATTGCTGTAGAAAAAAGCTCATTCTTAGCAAGAGTTGGAGAAGATGCACCTCCAGGAAAAGCAACGCAAAAATTTGAATCTTTAGTAAGAGTTAAAAATAGCGAGATGATTTTATTGGGTGGTTTGGATGAATTGAAAAAAGAAAATTCTGGAACGGGAACACCACTGCTTTCAAGAATTCCGGTTGTCAAATGGTTCTTTAGCAGCAGGAAAAAAGGAAAAAGTGATTCGAAGCTTCACATTTTTATTAAACCAACAGTTATTTATTAA